From the Candidatus Atribacteria bacterium genome, one window contains:
- a CDS encoding 30S ribosomal protein S12, producing MPTINQLVRKGRKKVFKKSDTPSLQNSPLKRGVCTRVWTITPKKPNSALRKVTRVRLSNNMEVTAYIPGIGHNLQEHSIVLLRGGRVKDLPGVRYHIIRGVMDTTGVENRKQGRSRYGAKKQKKTSK from the coding sequence ATGCCTACCATTAATCAGTTAGTAAGAAAAGGCAGGAAGAAGGTCTTTAAAAAATCTGATACACCCTCTTTACAGAATAGTCCTTTAAAAAGGGGGGTATGTACTAGGGTTTGGACGATAACTCCCAAGAAACCTAATTCCGCACTGAGAAAAGTCACTCGAGTAAGATTAAGTAATAATATGGAAGTTACAGCCTATATTCCAGGAATAGGACATAACCTTCAAGAACATTCTATTGTACTCTTAAGAGGTGGACGAGTAAAAGACTTACCAGGGGTTAGATATCATATTATAAGGGGAGTTATGGATACTACCGGAGTAGAAAATAGAAAGCAAGGACGTTCAAGATATGGAGCTAAAAAACAGAAAAAGACGAGTAAGTAA
- a CDS encoding 30S ribosomal protein S7 produces the protein MSRRRRAVKRINAPDPVYHDKNVGTFINKLMYDGKKSKAEAIFYSALEIAAEKTKKEPLEVFNQALQNVIPVLEVKSRRVGGASYQVPVEVSPDRRITLGMRWIINFARKKTGKPMHEKLSLELTDAANGVGAAVKKKEDTHKMAEANKAFAHYRW, from the coding sequence ATGTCCAGGAGAAGAAGGGCAGTAAAAAGAATAAATGCACCAGATCCTGTATATCATGATAAAAATGTAGGAACTTTTATTAATAAACTAATGTATGACGGTAAAAAAAGTAAAGCGGAAGCAATTTTTTATAGTGCTTTAGAAATAGCTGCCGAGAAGACAAAAAAGGAACCCTTGGAAGTATTTAATCAAGCCTTGCAGAATGTCATACCAGTATTAGAGGTCAAATCAAGAAGGGTTGGAGGAGCTAGTTATCAAGTTCCGGTGGAAGTAAGTCCGGATAGGAGAATAACTTTAGGGATGAGATGGATCATTAATTTTGCCAGGAAAAAAACCGGCAAACCGATGCATGAAAAATTATCCTTAGAATTAACGGACGCGGCGAATGGCGTGGGAGCAGCGGTTAAGAAGAAAGAAGATACTCATAAAATGGCAGAAGCAAACAAAGCATTTGCTCATTACAGGTGGTAA